The following coding sequences lie in one Desulfovibrio sp. JC022 genomic window:
- a CDS encoding AAA family ATPase, translating to MGFESRCGLVMLTGEIGTGKTTLFRFIQRQKSDKFIYAEIGNPFLSPMEQVSHFCKSFGLKPPQSLRQGIAALTAFFSAKHKEGKQVVLIFDETHLLTKSHWGQILVFSNLREDDEPIVQILLVGQTELVDRLMEPGLEALNQRIGIRCELSPLSLDDTRKYVRFKLRASGGEDLEFTNRALTEVWKLSGGVPRLINHACSHLLDQIVFSGGKKVTPAMVKQLAADGMYTNLFDSKPKRKRNLSMPSMPVLAVLALLLCGYSVYAYYDDLQAYFRPAEEKQIVSNELRGNVVGVSEGLKSSVAESTVSTQAEGRTDEVPASVSPAVPAEMKSSETKEQFAAAENVSVSAPKVPGNGSVASVDVPQVVDSGSNGTETVVNVKGGQIEAAVVKPVDQRQPVATKEKKAALVVPVIEAKKGTDVTTPKKPAAPQNATLDKLAKQAADKVRKSERGRKANVTKPVQAQATKESVKNTDLVISLKRNSASAPLKPVKKSGQAAKNPKVKQLENAKAAAVKASASKDASKPASKEISGKILDGALTPEIAAIEIGAVAYSETPEDSLAVLNQQLMRKGDVIGNLRLVHIGKEELIFVLGGNKYRRVFGDRTENNN from the coding sequence GTGGGGTTTGAATCCCGCTGTGGGCTGGTCATGCTTACCGGGGAGATCGGCACCGGCAAGACAACTCTTTTCCGTTTTATTCAGCGCCAGAAATCAGATAAATTTATTTATGCGGAAATCGGAAACCCGTTCCTTTCACCCATGGAACAGGTCAGCCATTTCTGTAAAAGTTTCGGGCTGAAGCCACCGCAGAGTTTGCGGCAGGGCATTGCCGCGTTGACCGCTTTCTTTTCCGCAAAGCACAAGGAAGGGAAGCAGGTCGTTCTGATTTTTGACGAAACCCATTTGCTAACCAAATCTCATTGGGGCCAGATTCTGGTTTTTTCCAATCTGCGCGAGGATGATGAACCCATTGTCCAGATCCTGCTGGTGGGCCAGACCGAGCTTGTAGACCGGCTTATGGAACCGGGATTGGAAGCCCTTAACCAGCGTATCGGTATACGCTGCGAGCTTTCTCCGCTCAGCCTGGATGACACCCGAAAATATGTGCGTTTTAAATTGCGTGCATCCGGCGGGGAGGATCTTGAATTTACCAACCGTGCTCTGACCGAAGTCTGGAAACTCAGTGGCGGGGTGCCCCGGTTGATCAACCATGCCTGCTCCCATCTGTTGGACCAGATTGTTTTTTCCGGTGGAAAAAAGGTTACCCCGGCTATGGTCAAGCAGTTGGCTGCAGATGGGATGTATACCAATCTTTTTGACTCCAAGCCCAAGCGTAAACGTAATTTATCCATGCCCAGTATGCCTGTGTTGGCGGTACTGGCTCTGCTGCTTTGCGGCTATTCGGTTTATGCCTATTATGATGATCTTCAGGCCTATTTCCGGCCAGCAGAAGAAAAGCAGATTGTCAGTAATGAGCTTCGTGGAAACGTGGTCGGGGTGTCCGAAGGCTTGAAAAGTTCAGTTGCTGAATCAACAGTAAGTACGCAAGCAGAAGGCCGCACGGATGAAGTTCCTGCGTCTGTAAGTCCTGCAGTCCCGGCTGAAATGAAGTCGAGCGAGACAAAGGAGCAGTTTGCAGCAGCTGAAAATGTTTCTGTTTCCGCACCGAAAGTGCCAGGTAACGGCAGTGTGGCTTCTGTAGACGTTCCGCAGGTTGTGGATAGTGGGTCGAATGGAACTGAGACTGTTGTGAATGTGAAAGGCGGGCAGATTGAGGCTGCAGTGGTAAAGCCAGTTGATCAGCGGCAACCGGTTGCCACTAAGGAAAAGAAAGCAGCATTGGTTGTCCCTGTGATCGAAGCGAAAAAAGGCACTGACGTTACAACCCCTAAAAAGCCTGCAGCACCCCAGAATGCGACATTAGATAAACTAGCAAAACAAGCTGCCGACAAGGTCAGGAAGTCAGAGCGCGGGAGAAAGGCAAATGTAACTAAACCCGTTCAAGCGCAGGCGACAAAAGAATCGGTAAAGAATACTGATCTGGTCATCTCGCTGAAGCGCAACTCTGCTTCTGCCCCTCTGAAGCCTGTTAAGAAAAGTGGTCAGGCGGCCAAAAATCCTAAAGTGAAGCAGCTTGAAAATGCTAAGGCAGCCGCGGTAAAGGCTTCCGCAAGCAAGGATGCATCGAAACCTGCTTCTAAAGAAATTTCCGGTAAAATTCTGGACGGGGCATTGACCCCTGAAATTGCCGCCATAGAGATCGGGGCTGTTGCTTATAGTGAAACACCCGAAGATAGCCTTGCTGTTTTAAATCAGCAGCTTATGCGAAAGGGAGATGTCATTGGCAATTTAAGACTCGTTCATATAGGTAAAGAAGAGTTGATTTTTGTTTTGGGAGGTAATAAGTATCGCCGTGTTTTTGGTGATAGAACTGAAAATAATAATTAA
- a CDS encoding PilN domain-containing protein encodes MSVERLAVDLSDGDLVLLGSVGKGKNLEYKESLVKRFGSDDPVDLVNEVAAYIVREEMNSPEIFIALDSRSVLLKSFYFPFRAAGKIEAALDFELERSLPIKREQLYVDWIFGPRVGKGTFISAGCVEDELLLNLKNVFAENGLRLSEIVEGVTPVMSLPGVLEGESKKLILDFGRERVGIFSLENGLLRNRDLILQGTESVIKLLEQSDLNFDAAYRLLFFTDFAQEELGSEAQAAIAALSRLIGQIFNYVQVYNEQSGFMPDLISICGEGAEITGIEGLIEKMLGVRTVKLLPHELLTLFEDNYEAGNALKAYGLLNLERKERLSFLAEEDKAYAASGSSKQVKYFAGWAAVLFLGFMVYFGANLYHKSSIVGRTEALTEKVFSENIPGAQRGFSHAQRVSILKTRIHELKRKLRNNSGGAGSAIEVLRVVHAAVNNGLTISFAELTLDPRRLSLSGLANNFKDVESLRIQLEKSGFFSAVSIKGAAAEKKTKKVRFTLELQRKPLEG; translated from the coding sequence ATGAGCGTTGAACGGCTGGCCGTTGATCTGAGCGACGGGGATCTGGTGCTGCTTGGATCAGTCGGCAAGGGCAAAAATCTTGAATATAAAGAGTCACTCGTTAAGAGATTCGGGTCCGATGATCCTGTTGATCTCGTTAACGAGGTCGCTGCTTATATTGTCCGGGAGGAAATGAATTCCCCGGAAATATTTATTGCTTTGGACAGTCGTTCCGTTCTGTTGAAGAGTTTCTATTTTCCTTTCAGGGCAGCGGGAAAGATCGAAGCAGCTCTTGATTTTGAGCTTGAACGGTCTCTGCCCATCAAGCGGGAGCAGCTTTACGTAGACTGGATTTTCGGCCCCAGAGTCGGCAAGGGTACATTTATATCCGCAGGCTGTGTGGAAGATGAGCTGCTTCTGAATCTGAAAAATGTTTTTGCAGAAAACGGGTTGCGACTCTCGGAGATTGTAGAGGGGGTAACTCCTGTGATGTCCCTGCCCGGCGTTCTGGAAGGAGAATCGAAAAAGTTGATTCTCGATTTCGGACGGGAGCGGGTTGGGATATTCAGTCTGGAAAACGGACTGTTGCGCAATCGGGATTTGATCCTGCAGGGAACCGAAAGTGTAATCAAGCTGTTGGAGCAATCTGATTTAAATTTTGATGCCGCTTACCGTCTGCTGTTTTTTACTGATTTTGCTCAGGAGGAACTCGGTTCTGAAGCTCAGGCCGCTATTGCCGCTTTGTCTCGTCTGATCGGGCAGATATTCAATTACGTGCAGGTATATAATGAGCAGAGCGGGTTCATGCCTGATTTGATTTCTATCTGCGGTGAAGGTGCTGAAATTACAGGCATTGAAGGCTTGATTGAAAAAATGTTGGGCGTACGTACTGTCAAGTTGTTACCGCATGAGTTGTTGACTCTGTTTGAAGATAATTACGAAGCCGGAAATGCGCTCAAGGCTTATGGCTTGCTCAATCTGGAGCGCAAGGAACGGCTCAGTTTTCTGGCTGAAGAAGACAAAGCTTATGCAGCAAGCGGAAGTTCAAAACAGGTTAAATATTTTGCAGGTTGGGCGGCGGTGCTCTTTCTGGGATTCATGGTTTATTTCGGAGCGAATCTTTACCATAAGTCCAGTATTGTAGGCCGCACCGAAGCGCTGACTGAGAAAGTTTTTTCTGAAAATATTCCCGGTGCCCAGCGCGGCTTTTCCCATGCCCAGCGGGTCAGTATCCTCAAGACCAGAATTCATGAACTTAAACGCAAGTTGCGCAATAATTCCGGCGGGGCCGGATCGGCAATTGAGGTCTTACGAGTTGTTCATGCTGCTGTTAATAATGGTTTGACGATAAGTTTTGCTGAATTAACTCTTGATCCGCGCAGGCTTTCTCTGTCCGGGCTGGCCAATAATTTCAAGGATGTGGAGTCGCTGAGGATTCAGCTGGAAAAGAGCGGCTTTTTTAGTGCGGTTAGCATTAAAGGTGCAGCCGCAGAGAAAAAGACCAAGAAAGTCCGTTTTACCCTTGAACTACAGCGCAAGCCTTTGGAGGGATAG
- a CDS encoding type II secretion system protein GspK codes for MNNKFARSEHREDEKGVVLLIVLILMLFVAVIATDIIKSSRYDYSGAVYLKNTYAGTALLESAAETAQGLFQHNAAGENGTAFIELAQNFNSTLINTSSLLEAGELSGKIEDEESRFPINMHSGNATIMKNVLTGLLVNLCDAHGFGSSDTEGYARNYVDSVCCWTGNGTLCDNDKDDYRSADPGFTMPERPMVTLDELLLINRPDGWLNDEEFGTLFHGSGTIPGLKDLVTPYSDGPMNINTLKREVVMAFVPVELSKDDRLNFYDDVVAGRADNKGNTGWFKAFAAQQPATYKKYIPEVGYSSETARVTIQFNNGIYSSSLMEVFKGDSKSGRIKYKKYGY; via the coding sequence ATGAATAATAAATTTGCCCGGTCTGAACATAGAGAGGATGAAAAGGGAGTGGTTCTTTTAATCGTCCTGATCCTCATGCTTTTTGTGGCTGTAATCGCTACAGATATCATCAAATCTTCGCGCTATGATTATTCCGGGGCCGTTTATCTGAAAAACACATATGCGGGGACGGCTCTGCTTGAATCCGCAGCTGAAACCGCTCAGGGACTTTTTCAGCACAACGCGGCAGGGGAAAACGGTACCGCCTTTATTGAACTGGCCCAAAACTTTAATTCGACATTAATTAATACCTCAAGCCTGTTGGAGGCAGGGGAATTATCTGGGAAGATTGAAGATGAAGAAAGCAGGTTTCCCATCAATATGCATAGCGGCAATGCGACCATAATGAAAAATGTGCTGACCGGATTGTTGGTCAATCTTTGTGATGCCCATGGGTTTGGCAGTTCAGACACCGAAGGTTACGCCAGAAATTATGTGGATTCAGTCTGCTGCTGGACGGGCAATGGAACTCTTTGCGACAACGACAAAGATGATTATCGCTCCGCTGATCCGGGTTTTACCATGCCGGAGCGGCCCATGGTCACGCTGGATGAATTGTTGCTCATAAACAGGCCCGACGGCTGGCTGAACGATGAAGAGTTCGGAACCCTGTTTCATGGTAGCGGAACAATTCCCGGCCTGAAGGATCTGGTTACTCCGTATAGTGACGGGCCCATGAATATCAATACCCTGAAACGGGAAGTGGTCATGGCTTTTGTGCCTGTGGAATTATCAAAGGATGACCGCTTGAATTTTTATGACGATGTAGTCGCGGGAAGGGCGGACAACAAGGGAAATACCGGCTGGTTTAAAGCTTTTGCCGCGCAGCAGCCCGCAACGTATAAAAAATATATCCCGGAAGTTGGATACAGTTCCGAAACAGCTAGAGTGACAATTCAATTTAATAACGGTATCTATAGCTCCTCGCTGATGGAAGTTTTTAAGGGCGATTCAAAATCGGGCCGCATAAAGTATAAAAAGTATGGTTATTAG
- a CDS encoding type II secretion system protein J, with the protein MRNEAHNNGQEGFTLLELLLAMVLSVIVITAMSAVFRSVIDSSIAVDSEVLVNQEGRVLLSILQKDLSSLVVSNSTKTDSDDSTMNFSMSTGEISAGDTFLTFTTTNDLYAQNATASPLNHVEYKLEEEDEGLFSLVRSNREFAHLEGDWEPRELKISEKLKSVEIEVEEAGSGMTVGNEEILQAKSIEIVFSLLDVENVREYRLFVPVNPAIVELTEKSD; encoded by the coding sequence ATGAGAAATGAAGCGCATAATAATGGTCAAGAGGGATTTACCCTGTTGGAACTTCTTTTGGCCATGGTCCTGTCTGTTATAGTGATAACGGCCATGTCCGCTGTTTTTCGTTCTGTGATCGATAGTTCCATAGCCGTTGATTCCGAGGTCCTGGTCAATCAGGAAGGCCGGGTCCTTCTGAGCATTCTGCAAAAGGATCTGAGTTCGCTGGTGGTCAGCAACTCCACTAAAACGGATTCGGATGATTCGACCATGAATTTCAGCATGTCCACCGGGGAGATTTCTGCCGGGGATACGTTTTTGACTTTTACTACCACCAATGACCTTTACGCTCAGAATGCAACAGCCTCCCCCTTGAATCATGTTGAATATAAGCTGGAAGAGGAAGATGAAGGATTATTCAGTCTGGTGCGCAGCAACCGTGAATTCGCTCATCTGGAAGGCGATTGGGAACCTCGTGAATTGAAGATTTCCGAAAAATTGAAGTCTGTGGAGATTGAAGTCGAAGAGGCGGGATCGGGGATGACTGTCGGCAATGAGGAAATTTTACAGGCCAAGTCCATAGAGATAGTCTTTTCTCTTTTGGACGTGGAAAATGTCAGGGAATATCGGCTTTTCGTCCCGGTTAACCCGGCGATTGTTGAGCTTACTGAAAAGTCGGATTAA
- a CDS encoding alpha/beta fold hydrolase, with protein MKKKLLLIPLLALLAILLNPEGFLNFVLRSYWGYYGAEFKQIKTENYSIGFYHADGGHEQTILLLHGLGGKAGSSWFTVLPELSAKYNIVAPDLLLANLVEGNMSGYTLEQDERLISELMHELKLEKVSLAGLSVGGWLAARLALKHPDQCEKLVLIDSAGLDTESLLKSIAAHKDDFGIWFYNNIFYPKPPVPNFLVSPMLKDMDKLGPLCEELLRKNIYAAQALESVLPGIKCPTLILWGAEDRIISNKAGRRFYELIPDSSIVVLQDCGHAAVWDARHELPAIIGSFVFNGTVGFAGNVK; from the coding sequence GTGAAAAAAAAACTTCTCCTTATTCCTTTACTGGCACTTCTGGCCATTCTTCTGAATCCTGAGGGATTTCTCAATTTCGTCCTTCGTTCCTACTGGGGCTATTATGGGGCGGAGTTCAAACAGATCAAGACAGAAAATTATTCCATCGGTTTTTATCATGCTGACGGAGGGCATGAGCAGACAATTCTTCTTTTGCACGGTCTGGGCGGCAAGGCCGGGAGCAGCTGGTTTACAGTGCTTCCCGAGTTGTCTGCAAAATATAATATAGTGGCCCCGGACCTGCTGCTCGCCAATCTGGTGGAAGGTAATATGTCCGGCTATACCCTTGAGCAGGATGAACGGCTGATCTCCGAACTTATGCATGAGCTTAAGCTTGAGAAGGTTTCGCTGGCGGGGCTTTCTGTCGGCGGATGGCTGGCTGCGCGGCTGGCATTGAAGCATCCTGATCAATGTGAAAAGCTGGTTCTCATTGATTCCGCCGGACTGGATACTGAATCTTTGCTGAAGTCCATTGCCGCACATAAGGATGACTTCGGCATCTGGTTTTATAATAATATTTTTTATCCCAAGCCGCCTGTGCCTAATTTTCTGGTTTCTCCCATGCTTAAGGATATGGATAAGCTCGGTCCTTTGTGTGAAGAGCTGCTCAGAAAGAATATTTATGCGGCGCAGGCACTTGAATCCGTATTGCCCGGCATCAAGTGCCCGACACTTATTCTCTGGGGGGCTGAGGACCGAATTATTTCTAATAAGGCAGGGCGCAGATTTTACGAGCTTATACCTGATTCAAGTATTGTGGTTCTGCAAGATTGCGGGCACGCTGCCGTGTGGGATGCTCGGCATGAATTGCCCGCTATTATCGGGAGTTTTGTCTTCAACGGAACCGTTGGATTTGCAGGTAATGTAAAATGA
- a CDS encoding glycosyltransferase, translated as MKVLNLSKYFPPYPGGIENIACDLVEELAGRGVFETVLSHGDKEYPGSSINQVLSASYGELLYAPISPSFPFKLHKELKSGRYDLLHVHLPNVSAFWPLLMKVDIPIVLHWHADVIFPEDKQFCRAAYKFYAFFERALLKKAAAIVPTSTPYLEHSAPLQEFRHKCSVIPLGLDFSRMAELPDTALIETKRRWTGEEYSFLVVAAGRFSHYKGFSYLIEAAAGLEGVKIVIAGDGEERAGLLQLVDELGLADKVVLPGRLTDHDLHLLMACCDAFCLPSVERSEAFGVVLLEAMFYGRPLITTEINGSATSWVNRAGETGLTIPVGDSAALAEAIKQLRDDPQLCARFGRAGRIRLEKNFTISKTADKFYRLYSGLL; from the coding sequence ATGAAAGTCCTTAATCTTTCGAAATATTTCCCGCCCTATCCCGGCGGAATTGAAAACATAGCCTGCGATCTTGTTGAAGAGCTCGCCGGGCGTGGTGTTTTTGAGACGGTGCTCAGCCACGGGGATAAAGAATATCCGGGGAGCAGTATAAATCAGGTTCTTTCCGCAAGCTATGGCGAGCTGCTTTATGCGCCAATATCGCCTTCGTTCCCATTCAAGCTGCATAAGGAATTAAAAAGCGGCAGGTATGACCTGCTGCATGTCCATCTCCCCAATGTCTCAGCTTTCTGGCCTCTCTTAATGAAAGTGGATATTCCGATTGTCCTGCACTGGCATGCGGACGTTATTTTTCCTGAAGATAAACAATTCTGTCGGGCGGCATATAAATTCTATGCTTTTTTCGAACGGGCCCTGCTGAAAAAGGCCGCCGCCATTGTACCTACTTCTACACCTTATCTGGAGCATAGCGCTCCCTTGCAGGAGTTCCGGCACAAGTGCTCGGTGATTCCCCTAGGGCTTGATTTCTCAAGAATGGCTGAGCTCCCGGACACTGCACTAATTGAAACCAAACGCAGGTGGACCGGGGAAGAATATTCTTTTCTGGTGGTCGCTGCGGGACGGTTTTCCCATTATAAGGGATTCAGTTATCTTATTGAGGCGGCAGCAGGGCTTGAAGGCGTTAAGATTGTTATTGCCGGAGACGGTGAGGAACGGGCCGGACTTTTGCAATTGGTTGATGAGCTGGGGCTTGCGGACAAGGTTGTCCTGCCCGGCAGGCTTACTGACCATGACCTGCATTTGCTGATGGCCTGCTGCGATGCTTTCTGCCTGCCTTCGGTCGAGCGCAGTGAAGCGTTCGGAGTGGTTTTGCTGGAAGCCATGTTTTACGGGCGGCCGCTCATAACCACCGAGATTAATGGCTCGGCCACAAGCTGGGTCAACCGTGCAGGAGAAACCGGACTTACTATTCCAGTCGGGGATTCCGCTGCTCTGGCGGAAGCCATCAAACAGTTGAGAGATGATCCGCAATTGTGCGCCCGGTTCGGGCGTGCCGGGCGAATCCGGTTGGAAAAGAATTTTACTATCAGCAAAACAGCGGATAAATTTTATCGGCTCTATTCCGGTCTGTTGTGA
- a CDS encoding type II secretion system protein, translated as MKQVSGQGGFTFLEVMAAIVVISVMSLTAVQLVKNTSDEFIKVKASRHAYELAQKKLYQIVADEELASYDGSSGVFDGDDDNYTWTSETLVSSTEGVRVLKVKVQEEQINVSAVMDYMYFSK; from the coding sequence ATGAAGCAGGTTTCAGGACAGGGTGGGTTCACCTTTTTGGAGGTAATGGCCGCTATAGTTGTTATTTCGGTCATGTCCCTGACTGCCGTGCAATTGGTTAAAAATACCAGCGATGAATTTATCAAGGTAAAAGCTTCCAGGCATGCCTATGAATTGGCCCAGAAGAAGCTCTACCAGATTGTTGCGGATGAGGAACTGGCATCGTATGACGGAAGTTCCGGTGTTTTTGACGGCGACGATGACAATTATACATGGACATCTGAAACCCTTGTTTCTTCGACCGAAGGAGTCCGCGTGCTTAAGGTTAAGGTGCAGGAAGAACAGATCAATGTTTCTGCGGTGATGGATTACATGTATTTCAGTAAGTAA
- a CDS encoding glycosyltransferase — protein sequence MQDAFAGSKVCVDFVNKNSFRGLKEDDVIELGRFSTCQPFNALKGIHNFKTKTRFLNNCDLVIYSGSYAPCAVQNQSKGKKILYCHTIPRFAYDLYDHYLESIPFFACPVFKMLVAYVRKSYERAFSQMDTVIANSQNVRLRIKKYLNADAMVIHPPVETSVFKWIDQHDYYLSTARLEKYKRVDLIVSAFKKMPHKKLIVASGGAELENLKKLAANASNITFTGWIAHAELVRLTGNAIATIYLPKDEDFGMSPVESMAAGKPVIGAKEGGVLETVLDGKTGLLIEPEVGEIVRAVNVLDSARAAEMKEQCVERARQFDIKCFVSKLKQAACT from the coding sequence ATGCAGGATGCTTTTGCCGGATCAAAAGTTTGTGTAGATTTCGTCAATAAAAATAGTTTTAGAGGATTAAAAGAAGATGACGTTATTGAATTAGGTAGATTTAGTACTTGTCAGCCATTCAATGCTTTAAAAGGAATACATAATTTTAAGACAAAGACCCGTTTTTTGAACAACTGCGATCTTGTTATTTATAGCGGGTCATACGCACCATGCGCAGTGCAAAATCAGAGCAAAGGCAAAAAGATTCTTTACTGCCATACAATTCCACGTTTTGCCTACGATCTTTATGATCACTATTTAGAGAGTATTCCTTTTTTTGCCTGTCCCGTTTTCAAGATGCTTGTTGCATATGTCAGAAAAAGTTATGAGAGGGCTTTTTCGCAGATGGATACCGTTATTGCGAATTCGCAAAATGTACGGCTAAGAATTAAAAAATATCTTAACGCGGACGCTATGGTTATACATCCACCTGTAGAGACTTCAGTTTTTAAGTGGATTGACCAGCATGATTACTATCTTTCAACAGCAAGACTTGAAAAGTACAAACGGGTTGATCTTATCGTCTCTGCGTTTAAAAAAATGCCGCATAAGAAGCTTATTGTTGCTTCAGGCGGAGCAGAACTGGAAAATTTGAAAAAGCTGGCAGCAAATGCATCGAATATAACCTTCACCGGCTGGATAGCTCATGCTGAGCTTGTAAGACTAACCGGTAATGCCATTGCGACTATTTATCTGCCTAAGGATGAAGATTTTGGCATGAGTCCGGTTGAATCTATGGCAGCGGGAAAGCCGGTGATCGGGGCTAAAGAAGGAGGGGTTCTTGAAACTGTTCTGGATGGGAAGACCGGACTGCTTATTGAGCCCGAAGTAGGGGAGATTGTGCGGGCAGTGAATGTTCTTGATTCTGCAAGGGCTGCTGAAATGAAAGAGCAATGTGTTGAAAGGGCCCGGCAATTTGATATTAAATGTTTTGTCTCTAAACTAAAACAGGCAGCTTGCACATAG